A window from Vigna angularis cultivar LongXiaoDou No.4 chromosome 7, ASM1680809v1, whole genome shotgun sequence encodes these proteins:
- the LOC108337411 gene encoding pathogen-associated molecular patterns-induced protein A70, whose protein sequence is MLEEAVSSSPTFLATLYSWFTPTVFFLLLQLVIGTIFIISNLASSKHHHHHQDPHAQHHQANDFPQPHLPRSPSILQRLKSINFYSSQDPPFPHFHESQTQNHTHENESFQLARSPSLLQRLKSINFYTYLPTEPFTSKLTLQAPQAATLSHAPDKSHLPPPQVVETDEEKEEDDDFPVVSGGHDYSLGDREEGSSLDEIYSKLQQQGQDGHFTRTHSDTKPSSGEVPVKLPRKMKKSASSKSAFAHFKEEDIVENRRPATVREAKVNGAVVDDEVDAKADDFINKFKQQLKLQRLDSIMRYKEMIGRGSAK, encoded by the coding sequence ATGCTTGAGGAAGCAGTCTCATCCTCCCCGACATTCTTGGCCACCCTTTACAGCTGGTTCACACCCACcgtcttcttcctcctcctccaacTAGTCATCGGaaccatcttcatcatctccAACCTTGCCAGCTCCaaacaccaccaccaccaccaagaCCCTCATGCCCAACATCATCAAGCTAATGACTTTCCACAACCCCACCTCCCTAGATCCCCTTCCATCTTGCAGAGACTCAAATCCATCAACTTCTACTCCTCCCAAGACCCTCCATTCCCACATTTCCATGAATCTCAAACCCAAAACCATACCCATGAAAACGAAAGCTTCCAACTTGCTAGATCTCCTTCACTCCTTCAAAGACTCAAATCCATCAACTTCTACACTTACCTCCCCACCGAACCCTTCACTTCAAAACTCACTCTCCAAGCTCCACAAGCCGCCACACTTTCCCACGCGCCGGACAAATCCCACTTGCCGCCACCCCAGGTGGTCGAAACCGacgaggaaaaagaagaagacgaTGACTTTCCTGTCGTGAGCGGCGGTCATGACTACAGTCTCGGAGACCGCGAAGAGGGTTCTTCGTTGGATGAGATTTACAGCAAATTGCAGCAGCAGGGGCAAGATGGTCATTTCACGAGGACGCACTCTGACACCAAGCCTTCTTCCGGAGAGGTTCCAGTGAAACTGCCTCGGAAGATGAAAAAGTCGGCAAGCAGCAAATCCGCGTTCGCGCACTTTAAGGAGGAGGACATTGTGGAGAATCGCCGCCCGGCCACGGTGAGGGAAGCGAAGGTGAACGGCGCTGTAGTAGACGACGAGGTGGACGCTAAGGCTGACGACTTCATCAACAAGTTCAAGCAGCAGCTGAAGCTGCAGAGGCTGGATTCCATCATGAGGTACAAGGAAATGATTGGCAGAGGGTCTGccaaataa